The Fortiea contorta PCC 7126 genome has a segment encoding these proteins:
- the purL gene encoding phosphoribosylformylglycinamidine synthase subunit PurL, whose amino-acid sequence MTATFPAPFSPQEIAAEGLKPEEYAEIVRRLGRHPNKAELGMFGVMWSEHCCYKNSRPLLKQFPTTGPRILVGPGENAGVVDLGDGLQLAFKIESHNHPSAVEPFQGAATGVGGILRDIFTMGARPIALLNSLRFGSLDDAKTQRLFQGVVAGIAHYGNCVGVPTVGGEVYFDPAYAGNPLVNVMALGLMETPEIVKSGASGLGNPVLYVGSTTGRDGMGGASFASAELSDKSLDDRPAVQVGDPFLEKSLIEACLAAFKTGAVVAAQDMGAAGITCSTSEMAAKGGVGIELDLDKIPVRELEMVPYEYLLSESQERMLFVAHKGREQELIDIFHRWGLQAVVAGTVIAEPIVRILYQGGVAAQIPAEALAENTPLYHRELLTEPPEYAIKAWAWTVDALPPCTAVGIEVAGNLHSWNDILLTLLDTPTIASKNWVYRQYDHQVQNNTVIFPGGADAAVVRLRPLEPIPNLKSQIPNPNLAVAATVDCNPRYVYLDPYEGAKAVVAEAARNLSCVGAQPLAVTDNLNFGSPEKPIGYWQLAEACRGLAEGCRELATPVTGGNVSLYNETVDSQGNPQPIYPTPVVGMVGLVADFNKICGQAWQAVGDVIYLLGLPESNITLGGSEYLATVHGTVAGIPPRVDFDWERRAQEVCRQGIGAGWVRSAHDCAEGGLAVALAESSICGDLGAEITLALSDNQSRRLDEVLFGEGGGRIVVSVAPAQQEIWESYLQENLGQEWQKLGTVTSSEAGLGVFTTNNQTLINVSIKDMSDRYFQAIKTRLANYSPNSPG is encoded by the coding sequence AAACCAGAAGAATACGCAGAAATTGTCCGACGGTTAGGGCGTCACCCCAACAAAGCCGAACTGGGTATGTTTGGCGTGATGTGGTCAGAGCATTGTTGCTATAAAAATTCTCGCCCTTTACTCAAACAGTTTCCCACAACGGGGCCCCGCATTCTGGTCGGCCCTGGGGAAAATGCGGGTGTGGTTGACTTGGGCGATGGACTGCAGCTAGCGTTTAAGATTGAATCCCATAACCACCCTTCGGCTGTGGAACCCTTTCAAGGTGCAGCAACGGGAGTAGGTGGGATTCTCAGAGATATTTTTACTATGGGTGCGCGTCCCATTGCTTTATTAAATTCCCTGCGTTTTGGTTCTTTGGATGATGCCAAAACTCAGCGGCTATTTCAAGGCGTGGTGGCGGGAATTGCACATTACGGTAATTGCGTTGGTGTTCCCACCGTGGGCGGTGAAGTTTATTTTGACCCGGCTTATGCTGGTAATCCTTTGGTGAATGTGATGGCGCTAGGATTGATGGAAACTCCAGAGATTGTCAAATCTGGAGCATCAGGCTTAGGAAACCCGGTGCTGTACGTCGGTTCTACCACTGGGCGTGATGGTATGGGCGGGGCGAGTTTCGCCAGTGCAGAATTAAGTGACAAGTCGCTAGATGACCGCCCGGCGGTGCAAGTGGGCGACCCTTTTTTAGAAAAGTCGCTAATCGAAGCTTGTTTAGCAGCGTTTAAAACTGGTGCGGTTGTGGCTGCACAGGATATGGGGGCGGCGGGGATCACTTGTTCCACCTCAGAGATGGCGGCTAAGGGTGGTGTTGGGATTGAATTAGATTTAGATAAAATTCCGGTGCGGGAATTGGAGATGGTTCCCTATGAATATCTGCTGTCGGAATCTCAAGAAAGAATGCTGTTTGTTGCTCACAAAGGAAGAGAGCAAGAATTAATTGATATTTTCCATCGTTGGGGATTGCAAGCAGTGGTTGCGGGAACTGTGATTGCAGAACCGATTGTGCGGATTCTTTACCAAGGTGGAGTAGCTGCACAAATTCCTGCTGAGGCTTTGGCGGAGAATACACCACTGTATCATCGAGAATTATTGACAGAACCTCCAGAGTATGCAATTAAGGCTTGGGCGTGGACGGTTGATGCTTTACCTCCCTGCACAGCTGTGGGAATTGAAGTTGCAGGCAACTTGCACAGTTGGAATGATATTTTGTTAACTTTGCTGGATACACCCACCATCGCTTCTAAAAATTGGGTGTATCGTCAATATGACCATCAAGTACAAAACAACACTGTCATTTTCCCCGGTGGTGCGGACGCCGCTGTGGTGCGCTTACGTCCTCTAGAACCAATCCCCAATCTCAAATCCCAAATCCCCAATCCCAATTTGGCAGTGGCGGCTACTGTTGATTGCAATCCTCGTTATGTTTACCTTGATCCCTATGAGGGTGCGAAGGCGGTGGTGGCGGAAGCGGCGCGTAATCTTAGTTGTGTGGGTGCTCAACCTCTGGCGGTGACAGATAATCTGAATTTTGGTAGTCCAGAAAAACCGATTGGTTATTGGCAATTAGCCGAAGCTTGTCGGGGTTTGGCTGAAGGTTGTCGAGAGTTAGCAACGCCCGTGACTGGTGGGAATGTTTCTCTGTATAACGAAACTGTTGATTCTCAAGGCAATCCCCAACCAATTTATCCTACCCCTGTGGTGGGGATGGTGGGTTTAGTTGCGGATTTCAATAAAATTTGTGGTCAAGCTTGGCAAGCAGTGGGTGATGTCATTTATCTTTTGGGGTTGCCTGAATCTAACATCACTTTAGGAGGGTCTGAGTATTTAGCCACTGTCCACGGTACTGTGGCTGGGATTCCGCCGCGAGTAGATTTTGATTGGGAACGGCGCGCCCAGGAAGTTTGTCGCCAGGGAATTGGCGCTGGTTGGGTACGTTCAGCCCATGACTGCGCTGAGGGTGGTTTGGCTGTTGCTTTAGCAGAATCTAGCATTTGTGGTGACTTGGGTGCGGAAATTACCCTAGCGTTATCAGACAATCAATCACGAAGGCTTGATGAAGTGCTTTTTGGCGAAGGTGGTGGGCGGATTGTGGTTTCCGTCGCCCCAGCACAACAAGAAATTTGGGAATCTTACCTACAGGAAAATCTGGGGCAAGAATGGCAGAAACTCGGTACTGTGACTAGTTCTGAGGCGGGATTGGGGGTTTTCACCACTAATAACCAAACTTTAATCAACGTTAGCATTAAAGATATGAGCGATCGCTATTTTCAAGCGATTAAAACAAGGCTAGCCAACTATTCCCCCAATTCCCCAGGCTGA
- the purF gene encoding amidophosphoribosyltransferase, whose product MIPINLVTSDDHSEQTHNLINSHENRPDKLEEACGVFGIYAPGEDVAKLTYFGLYALQHRGQESAGIATFEGTQVHLHKDMGLVSQVFNESILSELPGNLAVGHTRYSTTGSSRKVNAQPAVVETRLGLVALAHNGNLVNTVQLRAELLESKCNLVTTTDSEMIAFAIAQEVNAGAEWLDGCIRAFNRCQGAFSLVIGTPTGVMGVRDPNGIRPLVIGTLAGNPERYVLASETCGLDIIGADYLRDVEPGELVWITEAGLASFHWNQQPQKKLCIFEMIYFARPDSIVHNESLYSYRMRLGRRLATESTVDADMVFGVPDSGIPAAIGFSQTSAIPYAEGLIKNRYVGRTFIQPTQTMREYGIRMKLNPLKDVLRGKRVIIVDDSIVRGTTSRKLVKSLRDAGAVEVHMRISSPPVTHPCFYGIDTDTQDQLIAATKSVAEIAQQLQVDTLAYLSWEGMLEATREDTNNFCSACFTGDYPVPIPEQVKRSKLILEKAVV is encoded by the coding sequence ATGATTCCCATCAATCTTGTCACTTCGGATGACCACTCCGAACAGACTCACAACTTAATAAATAGTCATGAGAATCGTCCCGACAAGCTAGAAGAAGCTTGCGGTGTTTTTGGCATCTACGCACCAGGAGAAGACGTTGCTAAACTCACATACTTTGGATTGTACGCCCTGCAACACCGGGGTCAAGAATCGGCGGGGATTGCCACTTTTGAGGGTACGCAAGTCCACTTGCACAAAGACATGGGTCTAGTGTCTCAAGTCTTTAATGAATCAATTTTAAGTGAGTTGCCCGGTAACTTAGCAGTAGGACACACTCGCTATTCCACCACCGGTTCCAGCCGCAAAGTTAATGCTCAACCTGCTGTTGTGGAAACTCGCTTGGGTTTAGTAGCTTTAGCACATAATGGAAATTTAGTCAATACTGTACAGTTGCGGGCCGAATTGCTGGAGAGCAAATGTAACTTGGTAACGACCACCGACTCAGAAATGATTGCTTTTGCGATCGCTCAAGAAGTTAACGCTGGTGCAGAATGGTTAGATGGCTGCATCCGGGCCTTTAACCGCTGTCAAGGTGCTTTTAGTTTAGTGATTGGGACTCCTACGGGGGTGATGGGTGTACGCGACCCCAACGGAATTCGTCCCTTAGTCATTGGTACCTTGGCTGGTAATCCAGAGCGCTATGTCTTAGCTTCTGAAACCTGCGGTCTAGATATCATCGGCGCTGATTATCTGCGGGATGTAGAACCAGGAGAATTAGTTTGGATTACGGAAGCGGGTTTGGCTTCCTTCCACTGGAATCAACAGCCTCAAAAGAAACTGTGCATTTTTGAGATGATTTACTTTGCTCGTCCTGATAGCATCGTGCACAACGAAAGCTTGTATAGTTATCGGATGCGGTTAGGACGGCGACTAGCAACAGAGTCAACTGTTGACGCTGATATGGTTTTTGGTGTACCAGATTCTGGTATACCTGCAGCTATTGGCTTTTCACAGACTTCTGCTATTCCCTATGCAGAGGGGCTAATTAAAAATCGTTACGTTGGACGCACCTTTATTCAGCCCACCCAAACCATGCGCGAGTATGGTATCCGCATGAAACTCAATCCCCTCAAAGATGTGCTGCGAGGAAAACGAGTCATTATCGTCGATGACTCGATTGTGAGAGGGACAACCAGCCGAAAACTGGTGAAAAGCTTACGTGACGCAGGTGCTGTTGAAGTACATATGCGAATTTCTTCACCGCCAGTCACACACCCTTGTTTCTATGGTATTGACACTGATACCCAAGATCAACTGATTGCAGCAACTAAGTCAGTTGCAGAAATTGCTCAACAATTACAGGTAGACACCCTCGCTTATCTCAGTTGGGAAGGGATGTTAGAAGCAACCAGAGAAGACACCAATAATTTTTGTTCCGCTTGCTTTACTGGCGATTACCCCGTTCCCATTCCGGAGCAGGTGAAGCGCTCTAAGTTGATTTTAGAAAAGGCGGTAGTATAG
- a CDS encoding DUF4231 domain-containing protein: MTTSEVTNFDQTNRKVTPIDNTSIASEQKTLFTLKLFEYLLLAAFFSAGIVILVYSDNQQAVVGGAIALTVAIFLFLVNRQAFQDSQNSFNQSQLNKKAELFSYLLSDNNSAAKNALTPARGKALQYCQDLINDYRKTRDISRNVYYVLQISTVVLSGVTPILVLVDKLEAGQAWLKWLPVICPALASIVASIVTSFPFQKNWVAANTAVELLEAEQEKFILGVTPPYRCYDVSDEVQQQQRINQALEYFIVQVNNIHLQQVQQTNESQPEKKEAEASPDSKS, encoded by the coding sequence ATGACTACTTCAGAAGTAACTAACTTTGATCAAACAAACCGGAAGGTAACACCTATTGACAATACCTCTATTGCATCAGAACAAAAAACGTTATTTACCTTGAAGTTGTTTGAGTATTTATTACTAGCAGCCTTTTTCTCTGCGGGGATTGTGATTCTTGTTTATTCTGATAATCAACAAGCTGTCGTTGGTGGGGCCATTGCTCTCACTGTCGCCATTTTTTTGTTTCTCGTTAACAGACAAGCATTTCAAGATTCTCAGAACTCCTTTAACCAATCACAACTCAATAAAAAAGCTGAACTTTTTAGCTACCTGTTGAGTGATAATAACTCGGCGGCTAAAAACGCACTCACCCCAGCCAGAGGAAAAGCTCTACAATATTGCCAAGACTTAATCAACGACTATCGAAAAACTCGTGATATATCGAGGAATGTCTATTACGTTTTGCAAATTTCCACTGTAGTTTTATCGGGTGTAACACCAATTTTAGTTTTGGTCGATAAATTAGAAGCAGGACAAGCTTGGTTAAAATGGCTCCCTGTAATCTGTCCAGCGCTAGCGTCTATCGTTGCTAGTATTGTTACTTCTTTTCCTTTTCAAAAGAATTGGGTAGCTGCTAATACCGCAGTAGAATTGCTGGAAGCTGAACAGGAAAAATTTATCTTGGGAGTGACTCCACCCTATCGTTGTTATGACGTGTCTGACGAAGTTCAACAACAACAAAGAATTAATCAAGCACTAGAATACTTCATTGTACAGGTGAATAATATTCATCTACAGCAAGTGCAACAAACGAACGAATCTCAGCCAGAGAAAAAAGAAGCTGAAGCATCTCCAGATTCAAAATCATAA